CTGATACAGGATTTCTTTTAGATCATTTTACCCTTCCCTGTTCCGGTACCATCGATGTATGTCACACCGTGGAAGAAGTAGATTTTACCCGATTGACCGCTTCTTTGGGAGGATCCCCGCTGGGCGTTTCGACGGCCTTAAGAGTCCCTATATTTGTGCCGAGATGACACATAAGAGGAGAtaaacaaaagtaacaaagagGGCTGTGAAATGTGATGTGTGCGTCACACTCCCAAGCGCCGTATTTTTTCAATAATAGGTCATTTTAAGCCTCTCTGCCTTGCGGTTGTGGGCCTTGTGGCCCTTTCACGTTTCACCTTTGTCCTTATAACCAAGGAAAATTAAGTTTAGTCCCTACTAAATCAAGGATTCTCGCTTTAATCCTTTCTACCTAACTGTATCATATCATTTTAGAGACTCTAAAGTTGGATTTCACCTCTTGTCGCCTTGTCGGGTCCTAATAAAAAGTCTATTATAtatgcttaaaaaaaaaaaccccaacaaCGAAGAGAGATGTTAAACATAGGAGAAGCTCAAGCCATTactcaaattaattaaatttatggataTATTTacggaaaaaaaacagaagtatTACAAGGAGGATTGATCTTTGTTTCCCAAAATACtgatcttccttcttcttcctccaatttcttttttctataaCCTCGAAACCCCCCtaaaagagaacaagaaaaaaaggggaaaaatctAAAGGACTGTTTAGGCATAGACAGTGCCGCAAGATAGAGCCATCAGAAGCACGGCCGCCTGTTCTTCCTCTCCCaactttctctccttttccatGGATCTTTCTAGGAGGACTTCCCTCCCTAATTCTACCAATCTCAGCTTTAGAGATACGcctagcttcttcttcttcttcttctcgtttgGGAtattatttcctttctcttttttctccttcccttgtcctcctcctcctttgttcAAGCCGAGGAGagccctccttttctttctgtttctgatCCCGCAAGCATTACAGAGTGACTGAAAAACCAATAATCGAAATCAGATTCAGAAACATAACCCAATATTTGAAAGAaccaaagaattgaaaaaataatGGGGATTTTGTAATCACCTTAGGCCCAGCTGGACCGCCTCTCCACAAGGGGGTTTTCGTAGTCCCGCAGTCAGTACAGCTCTTCTTAGGAACGTTCACCTGGCCCTCTTCCGATGAAACCCCATCTCTACATTTCACATTCATCTCCTCACACTCTGTTCCATTTATCTGAACccagagaaatagagagagagaaatcaaaaaaaaataaaatcaagatcAGTTCTATAAAAATCACAAAGCAATGATAACGTAGGTCAGGTAAAATCcagataaaaaaagaagaaaaactaatGATTACTAACCTTCTCACACGGATCCATCTCACccaaaaacctaaaatgaaccACAGAGTAAACGAAGTGGGGCGGGATCGCGGGATCGCGGGAGCCGCGGGGCTGAGTGGGCTTTCTAAACTACAGAAATAATCTCCTCTAAATCCGAAACCCTAATCATTTGGAGAGGGGAATCAGGGGAGAGTAGAAGAACTATGGAAGAGATAGAGACACTGAGTTGAATAGAATAAACCTTTATCCCAACAACAAGAGAGAGTGCATGAATCAAGAATCTATCAGAATTCTAGTTAATGGAAATACTGAATTTATGGAAGGGATCTGAGACAAAGGTAGCAATGTTTACTGAAATCACATCAACAACAGTagcccagagagagagagagaaataactAGAAGTCTAGAAGTAGATCAGATCTttggagagagaaatagagaggcgTTTGGTTTGATTCCAAATTTTTGGTTGTTGGCTTGTTTAGCTTAGTAGACGAGGGAGGCAGTGAGGTAAATAAGGAATTTGGGTAACTAATACCGACATGCCGAgaccagagaaagagagagagtgagggaaTGATAAAACGGAACGGACACAGACCTTCCTTACCACATCTGACTGACCGTATACACAACTCACGAAACCCTAGCCCtaggttttttttaaatggCCATATTACCCTTACGATTCCAAATATTAACCGCAGAGATCAATCCCTTCTCCTCCGGCTCTTCTCCAAAACTCCAAAAGGAGGAAGAGCGCGCCACAACGTTACTTCCCGCCTTTGCTACATACATTCCTAATAAAAGTCAAATCTATTTATTGTTGTAAACAAATCAAATTTACTTATTTTGCCTTTGTAATAGAAAGTCAAAtctacttattttgtaattattttctAATATAatagatttaaaaaattatcccttaataataataagtgtGGGAAAATAAAACAAGGTATCAGACATGGATCAAAAACTCAATCGAAACTTATTGAAACTATCGAGTTATCTCGATTTTAATAAATTCAAAGATGAAATCATATTGGAATTTTAAAAATCCTCTAATTCAATCGGGTTTCACTGGTTTTGATCAGGTTTTGGACGAATCTTGGTCAAACCATAACTTCTTTAGTTATGAAAATCACCAAACTCGACCAAAAACTTCATTTGCTTCAAAAACTCGATAGAAGCATATAACAATATGGATGGATCGGGCACGATAAAGAAATCGACCCAGCTGATTGGAAGTATCTATTATTGGTTGGTTTCTTTCCCGCTCAAAAGAAGAATTGGAAAACAAAAAGTTGCAGAGGATTGACTGATTCACTTGCTACCCCACTCCTGTTTGTTTTTATAGTTGGTTAAGatattttcataaaattttacccaaaaaacagaTATTTTCATAATCTGAGGGCTGTGATTTAAATAGATTATAAACAAAGGAGGCACTTTAATCCCTATGTCGTGCGGGTATTTCAGTATTTGTCATTAGGCTTAATATTTTATGAGGTGGGCTTTGGTGTGTTGAGCCCACAACATTATTTTCACATATTTGATTATCTTCTGgtgttataaaaaaataaataaataaataaatttttacaGTGTTATATTAGCGCGTACATTAGTAAACTTgagtcaataaccacaagtaccattttcagtgatattttggtgaaattaaTCCATgaattgtgtttaaaatgtcataagcaacctgcaaaaaatcaaaccaaaaaaaccttttttgggggtcaaaaccatggtttcgcccttagttagtaagttcgcgtATAATATACGTATTATACTCGTATCCAAACGTTTAATTCAAGAAAACTTATTTTATcatatattttcatatttttggtaaaatactcattttttaagtacactcgtattatacacgtattaaacacGAATTAAACGCATTTAattctttttaatttaagttttgttttgttttaaaaaaaaaactccaaacttaaaaaagaaaaaacgcaAAACAAAACTCTCGCATGATACAattttggtcttcttctcttcgaACCCTAGCCGTCGACTGCCCCCattccattcatcttcttcatctccgttCTCATTTCAGTTCAGGTGGCCGGTTAATTGCAGCTGGGTGAATTGGCGATTGCAGAGGCAAATGAACTTCCATGGATGATGTTAGTTCATCTTAGAGATGAGTTCATTGAAGGATGAGATACTTTTAgtgatattttgatttgttaaatgataatcttatgagatgtgtttattttagttgtgaggtttctttttgataaaatcattatctatatgctattattttgtttattaggtggtgcaGGTCTAATACAAAGTGAATATATGTCcgtatttttgcttatagagtagtcgtattaaacacgtatcgaATTATTGCCCTATGCATTTTATTAcaccggatttttgaaaagtattattgttgtctaatccgtttaattgccgaacgtatccgttcccgaacttactaactaaggtttCGCCATCAATGGGGAAAAAATCCCTGGTTTCGactgaaacccaccaaaactTGATTTTGGCCAGGCCGAAActtggtcgaaacccgagttttttTTCGTTGGTATCAGGTACCATTGGTCATGGCCAATACAACAATATCAATATGTATCAATTGATTGTATCAGCCAATCCGTATTGCTGTTGTATCTATATTGTGCATCGGCAAAACTAATACATAATTtatttatgggcaagagatctccacttggttgcatggtctctacacaagtgtttgtgccaatgggtgagcacgcctggATGACTACCTAGGGGGCAaaggcatcatctcacggtgcccagTGAGAGAGCATAGAAAACACCTCCAAggagagatctttttccctttattcaTATAATATAAACATTTAGAACACTGCTTAAGACACTAAGTACTGTAAAGGAACCAATTCCGAGATAAGAATTTCTTTCAGTCTCAATACCAAAACGAAACCTATTTGATTTTAGTTTGGTCGGTTTCCATTATTTCATCTGTTTCGTGCAGAACCGATTAGAGAAGCAATTCCCAAGAACACGTCATGTGCAAACTATATGCCCAACACAAGGCATGCATCAAGCTCTATTTGGTTgtagggaaattaaagggaaggaaagtgaagattttcaaatcttaaaatggaaattttgtatttattcTACATGAAtatataaaatacttaaatttcttaccataatTTCTAATAATAGTTTTTGGGGGAAATGTTTTCTGTTCTGGAGCGTGGCCTATGCTTGGTGTCATCGCTCCCATGTGTGTATCTCTGTCCACCTCAATGAAATGACATCCCTACCCCTTACTAGGGTAGAAGAGAGATGGATGCAAAGAGTGCTGACTTCAACCACGCTCTCGGATAAAGAACTAAGTACTTTAAAGGAATTGGGCTGAGACCAAATCCAAGATAAGAAATTCTTGCGATCTCAATACCAAAACAAAATCGAGTTGATTTCAATTGGATGGTTTCGatttcttcatttgtttttgTGTTAAACTCCTTAGAAAAGCAATTCCAAAGAACACGCCGTTGCAAACTATATGCCCAACACAAGGTATGCATCAAGCTCTATTTGGATACAAGGGAAATTTTTGGATAAaatgaaaggaaaggaaagtgaaaattttcaaaaatctacaaaaaagaaatttttgtattcattactcaacatgattgtataaactatatatatttcttatcatatttacAAATAATAGTTTTTAAGGAAACGTTTTTTTGTTCAAGAGCGTGACCTACGCTTGGTGCAATTGCTCCCATGTTTCTATCTCTGTCCTCCCCTATGAAATTACAGgcagaagagagatagacatagggagCGCTAGCTTTGACTATGCTCTCGGatagagaatattttttttaatttttaaatatattttttattataattttcttttctttttttggtaaactttttattataattttcaaACCCATGGGATTTGAATGcaaaataaagtgaaatttaGAATATATATCgaatgatttggaattagataatggattaaaaaaatttctgttttagatttgaaaattctactttcctccttttttatcctttatttatttcctttataaTCAAATGGAGCCTCAATGTTTAAAGATCGAAAACATGATTCAGATCAGTTTGAGACGATTCCGATCTGTTAGGAATTAGCTAGAATTGAATGGAATCTGCCCTAACTCTAGATTTTGGAAGGAAATCGACTGAGCCGGATCAGGATTATCCTCCATTGATTCCGATTTGAATCAGAGTTGCGTGTAAATGCGGACCCATATTCCCATGATCTCTCTTCCACACAGGCCATCAAGTTTCGTCCTTAAAGCCACactctccctattttctctctcctctatctctgtcCCTATTGTCCCTCTCTTTTTACTCACCTTTAAGCATCGGTGCCACTTGATAAATCCGATAGATGACAAGTGGAAGCATCTTCTTTGCATTAACAAACTCGAACGGGTattaaaacccccaaaaaaacctATCAATCCGGACAGTTgagctgcatgtgcagcgccagaGGTGAGGCgcattgaccgccttatccctgtTCAGGCAAGGTGCTCGGGTAGGGGTAAAGTGGTAAATGCGTGTCGCCTCACCTCTGGCACTGCACATGCAGTCCAGCTGCCCGAATTGACAGGAGCCGAGTCCAAAGTGTACTCATGTCTAAGAGATGATTTAAGATTTGAAAGatcctttttctcttccaaaTTCATGAATAAATAGAGTACAATAATAACCACTTCATTATCCCCTTAATCACTTTTTATAATAACTCCATCTCTACTAACCACTCCTACCTCCACTACAAATAACTTCTCTCTCCAAGTAGTTACACGATTTACATAATTAATCTGTACAATTGCTTTGTATATTACACACATAATCCTACCTAGGTATGTAAAGCCACTGACGTAACAATCCATTCCCCTAACATTTGAATTTGTCCTTAAGACCAATTGTAGAATATTGAATCTTCATGGCTTCTAAATCCTCCCACACATGtgaccaattttttttatttttttggttgagaCACATGTGACCAATTTAGGAGTATGCAAATAAAAGCTTAAATAATCCTACCTAGATCCTTGATCTTGGTGGAGTAATTTTTGAGTTGCTTCGACTAGTGACATTCTTTAACAGTTCAACACAACTTGTGATTTAGGATGAAGAGTCCCTTCTCCATCTTGCACAGTTGGAAGGTCACATTGTTCTTACTAGCCATCTCCACTTTATACATACAATTGGTACTATATTCATCATTGTTGTAGCAGGGAAAGTCAAGCTTAACAAGATTAGAAGTATATGTTTGTTATGAAGTTGAGGCTCTTAACGATTAATGACGTGGACTCAGTCTCTCAAATAGTTTGTTGATCTTTAAAAGAAGACGACGTTGTCCTTCCAATTTGGATAATATTTGTTGTTGTCCATCCTTGAGCATACTCATGTCTCGTTCCAACCTTTCCACTTGTTGATCCATCTGTTAGTTCTGATACCAGATGATACGTACATGGAGCATTCCATCTTACCTACTATGGTAAGATGAGCAaaaggagataaaataggaaaagagatagaggagagaaaATTAGGACAAAGAtaaaagagatttaaaaaaaaaaggggagagttTGGCTATACGGACGAAGCCTACCTCATCTCAAAGAGATAATTTAGGATTTCAAAGATTCAGTTTTTTCTTACAAATTCATGAATAAATAGCGTACAATAATAACCACTTGACAACCCCTTAATCACTTACTATACTAACTCCACCTCTACTAACCACTCCTACCTCTACAACTAACAACCTCTCCCTCCAAGCAACTACACAACTTAATTACATAATTAATGTGTACGACTACTTTGTATGTCAAATATATAATCCTACCTATGTATATAAAGCCATACACGTAACAGTGATGGATCCATTgtaaaagaaaatcaagaacATTTCTTAAAgctactttctctctctccatctcgtatctttctctctctttgtgttcTCACTCCTCCTACTccaatctttctctctccatcttACATAGCTTTCAACCAAACGATAGTGTTTGTTTGGATCTAATTTTAAGGCACATATTTGAAAGCCAAAATGAAAGTCCAAGAAGAACTAAATACGGAATGATGGCACTTACCTCCCATCAAGATTGGCATCTTGTCTACATATTCAACACGGGCTTGTTTGTTTGTCTTCTCCAACAATGACGACTGCAAGATTGGTAACTTAAGAGAGATAAGAGAGTTTGAAGAGAGGTGATTCGAGTTATTGAACTTAGGTTGTCACTGAGAGGGGTGGATCGATGATTAAGGTATTTCTCAACTTTTCTCATTGATAAGGGAAATCTCATACGTTGAGCCAAAAGTAACACAACCATCACATCCACTTAATTAAATACAAAAGTACAAACCACAAGGAAACATACACAAGACAAATGACCGCTTGGGTTACAACCCAAATCCGGTCACAATACAACGTTTGGCGGCACCCACCGCACAAAGATCCGACCACAATTTATGTGGCACCTATCACACATGAGGTACAACCTTTGATTTATATAGCAACAACTACAAGTGAGCACCCATCCCAAACTTTATGGGGCACCCACAACAAAATAATTCTTCTATCAAGCACCCAATTGATAGCTATAAAGATACAAACCAAATTACACAATTGAATGCCCAATACAAGCCTATTGTACTGGCTATAGTCAAATACCCTTACCATAGAGAAAACATAAATTGAAATGTTACCTAATCTCTTCCTCAACATTTGTATGACTTTAGGAAATCTTCTTGGATAGGTTGAAACCCCCAACTTTATGTGCCACCCACAACAAAGGAGCTAATTCTCCTCTATCAAGCACTCAATTGATAGCTATaaagatacaaaccaactagCACAAGCCAATGCCCCATACAAGCCTATTGTATTGATTGTGGTGTTTTGTCAAACACATTACCTATAGTCAAATACACTTACAGTAGAGAAAGCATAAATTGAATAGTGCCCACAATAAGTGCTTCTTATTGCTTTCTTCCACTCACAATCTCTTCCCCAACACTTGTGTAAGACTTAAGACAATCTTCTTGGATAAGTAAAATCCTCCTTGTGTTCTtccccaaaaacccaagtttgttGGGTAGCTCtacttctcctctcttctctcagACCCTTGATGATGTCTTTCAAATCTTGAAGAATTATTCTCTTGTTACACAAATAATGAGGGATCAAGTAACTCTTCTAGAGCTTCagtgctttctctctctctctctcttgagtgGGGTTTCTTCAACAAAAACCTGTATGGCTTAAAGGCCACTTAAATAGCCAAGGATGACTTAACCAAGTTTGGTCACATGTTGTCGCGTTCGACACTCAATGCAAATTTCTCGACATCGAGCATCGTCTACCAAGTTATGGGGATAGGATGTTGTATTTTAGATCTACAAAGTTGCCATAAATTAATTGCTACTAATCATATGGTTGTCATGCCTATTATTGTTGGGGAGGCCCTTGTTGTTAGATTGGCCTTCATTTTTGCTTGTCTTGCTAGTTTAATAGAGGTGACTGTGTTCTCTAATTGTCAGGATCTTGTAATGTGTCTCTCTTCTTATCCCTTTTAACCTCCTATAGAGATATATATCTACCATTGTAAAAGATATATTAAGGTTGAAGGCTGATTCTGGTCTTTGTTGTTTTAGGCATGTAAATAGATCTTCCAATGTTCTAGCTCGCTCTATCTCTAGACCATGGTTTATGGTATTGAAAAGTGGATTGAAAGTGGTGTACCGATTTGGATAGCCATAATTCAATCCAAATCGGATGGAACTacccctgtttttttttgtaataaaatttgatttttattactttttacCTTTAGGTTGTACCAATGGATTAGTATCAAATTGGTTGATATTTATTCGAGATTGACCTCGATTGATACCAATCTAATCCGGATTAATCGACTTATCTAATCttgagattacgaaccatgcccTAGAGTGGGGTTTTGGGAAACTTATCTCCCTCAAGATCTATTACATATTATACAACAATTCGTGCCaaatatgaaataaataaatgtacATCTTGTTGTCATCAAATAAGTGAATTAAGAAGTAATCTTAATTACTTTTTGGCTCTCTTTATCTTATTCCCCAAAATTATTTAATAACAGGTAATCGTATCATAGAAAACTTTTTTTAATCCATAATTAAAATGATTTTGAAATATATAAGAAAggacaaaataaataaataaaacaaagtaaaaTTACAGTCTTGGTGTAAGCAATTTTGGTGATAATAAGATTTTCTCACTAAAAAAATTCCCCACCAAGTCACCAACAAcagaaaaaacttttgccacGATTTGTGtgcttttgggttgaaatttgGGAACTTGTTGCGAGACCATATGCTGTATTTGTAAAACAAACTAGGAAGATGGGAAAAAGGTTGAAGCTTGAAGAGGACAAAACGGGGGCCAGATATTATGGTGAGAGACCAGTAGAgcaaaaatgaaagatgaattGAGATAACACCCAACCATTGgtttgtcttttgtcttttatcttttaGAGCACAGACCCGGAGTCCAAAAAAAGCTGATCAATGCTGCAACAAAACCTCCTTTTACCTACCTACCCCTATAGTTTCTCTTGCTCTCTACAGTTTTGTCCCGTTTCACTTAATACTCCTATCGGAATTAGGTTTTATTAGGCattgggaagaggaagaggagtgtGGCCTGGAGAGGGGGAGtagaggagaggaaaggagaacTCTACAAAAATTTGTTACCGTAGTTTCTTGTTACATGTTATGTCACCCTAATGTTTTAAATTGGTTTTTTacaggtttttta
The sequence above is a segment of the Telopea speciosissima isolate NSW1024214 ecotype Mountain lineage chromosome 7, Tspe_v1, whole genome shotgun sequence genome. Coding sequences within it:
- the LOC122669227 gene encoding GATA transcription factor 15-like, encoding MNVKCRDGVSSEEGQVNVPKKSCTDCGTTKTPLWRGGPAGPKSLCNACGIRNRKKRRALLGLNKGGGGQGKEKKEKGNNIPNEKKKKKKLGVSLKLRLVELGREVLLERSMEKERKLGEEEQAAVLLMALSCGTVYA